A stretch of the Sphingobacterium thalpophilum genome encodes the following:
- a CDS encoding ATP-binding cassette domain-containing protein, whose translation MDYITIVNARQNNLKNISLKIPKKKITVFTGVSGSGKSSLVFETIGAEAQRQFNETQPSFIRTRLQHVGIADVDKIDNLNVPVIINQKRLGGGARSTVGTATDIYSSLRLLFARIGKPFVGYSNVFSFNNPLGMCSLCEGLGFVQTVNIDTLLDKGRSLNEGAITFPTFQPGGWRLTRYTLSGYFDNDKKLRDYSDAEWELLLNAQEHKPKHPHKEWGKTVKYEGLIPRIEKAFLKKDSKENIVRKDALKNIVIKKACPACAGKRLNEEVLSCKINGKNIADCAALSIDELLKFVQEIDAISYHTLLEELKRKLQHIVDIGLQYLSLDRRTDTLSGGESQRIKMVRNLGSSLTEMLYIFDEPSIGLHPRDIQNIVSIIRQIRDKGNTVLIVEHDPDLIKIADWIIDMGPGSGKHGGSIIYQGKFSELKGAEGKTATYFSKRAVINSLPRKGDGYLTISHARLHNLKDIRVHIPQKVMTVVTGVAGSGKSTLINKLLPVFYPQTKVIDQSSIVAGPRSNLLTYLNLSDLLRKLFARTNKVSEKLFSRNSEGACPQCKGAGIERIDLAFMDDIEQPCEVCGGSGFSPSVLGYVYNSKNIVDVMNMTVSEAQDFFPTEPFASAFGRLCNLGLEYLSLGQRLDSFSGGERQRLKLVREIDRHDGIIVLDEPSAGLHPADVQRLMVYIDMLVSNKNTLIVVEHNLDIIANADWIIDLGPGAGQYGGKLLYQGTVIDLLKSGFSITGQYLRQHLDQG comes from the coding sequence ATGGATTATATAACAATAGTCAATGCCCGGCAAAATAATCTGAAGAATATTTCTTTAAAAATTCCGAAGAAGAAGATTACTGTTTTTACAGGTGTATCCGGTTCTGGGAAGTCTTCTCTAGTATTCGAAACTATTGGCGCCGAAGCGCAGCGACAGTTTAACGAGACACAGCCCAGTTTTATCCGGACTCGCCTGCAACATGTGGGGATTGCTGATGTGGATAAGATAGACAACTTAAATGTTCCAGTTATCATTAACCAAAAAAGGTTGGGCGGCGGTGCGCGGTCTACGGTAGGTACAGCGACCGATATCTATAGTTCCCTGCGGCTTCTTTTCGCCCGGATAGGCAAACCCTTTGTTGGTTATTCGAATGTGTTTTCTTTTAACAATCCATTGGGTATGTGTTCATTATGTGAAGGGCTCGGTTTTGTCCAGACTGTTAATATCGACACCCTTCTGGACAAAGGACGGTCTTTAAACGAAGGTGCCATTACATTTCCAACGTTCCAACCCGGCGGCTGGCGTCTCACGCGTTATACGCTTTCGGGCTATTTTGACAATGATAAGAAGTTAAGAGATTATAGTGATGCCGAGTGGGAGCTGCTTTTAAATGCGCAAGAACACAAACCGAAGCATCCCCACAAAGAGTGGGGCAAGACGGTCAAATACGAAGGGCTAATTCCCCGGATCGAAAAAGCCTTTCTAAAGAAAGATTCCAAAGAGAATATTGTTCGTAAGGATGCTCTTAAAAACATCGTCATCAAAAAAGCCTGCCCTGCCTGCGCTGGGAAGCGCTTGAATGAGGAAGTGCTTTCGTGCAAGATAAATGGAAAAAATATTGCAGACTGTGCTGCTCTGTCAATCGATGAACTGCTGAAGTTCGTTCAGGAAATTGATGCTATTTCATATCATACACTGCTCGAAGAATTAAAAAGGAAACTGCAGCATATTGTCGATATTGGTCTACAGTACCTGAGCTTGGACCGGCGGACAGATACGCTCTCAGGAGGTGAATCGCAACGGATTAAGATGGTTAGAAACCTGGGAAGCAGTCTTACGGAGATGCTTTATATTTTTGATGAACCAAGTATCGGTCTACATCCCCGGGATATACAGAATATCGTGTCTATCATCAGGCAGATTCGAGATAAAGGTAATACTGTGCTCATTGTTGAGCATGATCCCGATTTAATTAAGATCGCAGACTGGATCATTGATATGGGCCCTGGGTCTGGAAAACATGGTGGAAGTATCATTTATCAAGGAAAATTCTCAGAACTTAAGGGGGCAGAAGGGAAAACAGCGACCTATTTTAGTAAACGTGCTGTGATCAATTCTTTACCGAGAAAAGGTGATGGCTACCTGACTATTTCGCATGCAAGGTTACATAATCTTAAAGATATCCGCGTACATATTCCCCAAAAAGTAATGACCGTGGTCACAGGTGTCGCCGGCTCGGGAAAAAGCACTTTGATCAACAAGTTGCTGCCGGTATTCTATCCACAGACCAAGGTTATCGATCAGTCATCTATCGTTGCTGGGCCGCGGTCAAATTTGTTGACTTACCTCAATTTATCCGATCTCTTGCGAAAGCTTTTTGCACGAACAAATAAGGTATCCGAAAAATTGTTTAGCCGCAATAGCGAGGGTGCCTGCCCACAGTGCAAAGGGGCAGGAATTGAGAGGATTGATCTGGCTTTTATGGACGATATTGAGCAACCCTGTGAAGTCTGTGGTGGTTCAGGATTCTCGCCGAGCGTACTTGGCTATGTTTACAACAGCAAAAATATAGTCGACGTAATGAATATGACCGTCAGTGAAGCGCAGGATTTTTTTCCGACAGAGCCCTTCGCTTCTGCCTTTGGCCGACTATGTAACCTTGGTCTCGAATACCTTAGCTTAGGTCAGCGACTGGACAGTTTCTCGGGTGGAGAAAGGCAGCGCCTTAAGTTGGTCCGTGAAATCGACCGACATGACGGGATCATCGTCCTCGACGAACCGAGTGCGGGATTACACCCAGCTGATGTACAAAGACTTATGGTGTATATCGATATGTTGGTGAGCAACAAAAATACACTCATTGTAGTCGAGCACAACCTGGATATTATCGCCAATGCTGATTGGATTATAGATCTGGGGCCCGGTGCGGGTCAATATGGCGGAAAGCTCTTATATCAAGGCACCGTGATAGACCTGCTAAAATCCGGTTTCTCCATTACCGGTCAGTATTTACGGCAGCATTTGGATCAGGGCTGA